The genomic interval ACACTTCTTGGTCTGAGGCAAATACAATTTACCACAGTCATATTCATGTAGGTGTTGCTGTAGCTGTAGATGATGGTTTATTAGTACCTGTAATTAAACATACAGACGGATTGAGTTTAACTCAAATTGGTGCTGGTGTTAGAGATTTAGCAGGAAAAGCTAGAAATAAAAAATTAACTCCAGCAGAAATGCAAGGAAGTACTTTTACAGTTTCTAACTTAGGTATGTTTGGTATTGGTAGTTTTAACTCTATTATCAACCAACCTAACTCAGCAATTTTATCTGTTGGTGCAATTGTACAAAAACCAGTTGTAAAAGACGGACAAATAGTTGTAGGTAATACAATGAATTTGACTTTAACATCAGATCACAGAACTGTAGATGGTGCTGTTGGAGCTCAATTTTTACAAACATTAAAAACATTTATTGAAAACCCGGTTACAATGTTAGCTTAAGGTTTACCTTAAATTTTATAATAAAAACCATTTCAATATTTTTTGAAATGGTTTTTAGTTTTTATAACAATAACAATTATGACAAAAAAAACTACATTATTATTAGTATTCGTATTTGCTTTATTTAACAGCTCCTTTAGTCAGGAAAAAATAAAGGGAAATAGATTAATATCAAAGATAAAAACAGATCTAGCGCCTTTTCATAGTGTGGTTATAAATAATGATTTTAAAGTGGAACTGGCAGTCTCAAATATCTCTTCATCAATAGAGATAGAAACCGATAAAAACCTACACGAGCATATCATTTTTAACGTTACAGATTCTGTTTTAACAATAGCTACTGACAAAAAATTAAAAGCAAAAAAGTTAAATATTTCAGTAAATTATAAAAATGAATTAAAGGAAATAACTTTAAATGATGATGCAGAAATAGAATCTTTAGGTACCATAAAAACATCTTCTATGTTGCTTAAAATAAACGATTATGGAATAGCTGATTTAAAGATAAAATCTGATATTTTTAAGCTCTTTAATAATAATAAATCTCGAATACAATTTAGGTCTAAAAGTAAGTTAGATATAGAAAGTAAAGATGTAGATCTAGATTTAAGTGAATCTTGCAAAGTAGACATGGTTCTTAAAGCAGAAAACTTACACACAAGAATGATTGGTAATTCTGGTTTAAATATTGAAGGAACTGCTAATTTATTTAATGCTATTACATTAGAAAATTCAGCGTTAAATGGAGAAAAATTAAATGTTACTACTTGTACAAGTATTATAAAAGATTCGGCTGCAATTACTGTAAATGCATCAGAAAGTATTACTATAGAAGCATCAGATAAAAGTAAAACAGAAGTATATGGAGAAGCTAAAATTATTTTAACTCAATTTTCTGAGAGCTCTAAACTCTTTAAAAAAGAATTATAATACTTTAATAAAATAAAAATCAAGAAAAAAGCTCGCAATTTGTGAGCTATTTTTATATATTTATTTCTGATGAAAGACTTAGAACAAAAACTAAAAAACCCTGTCTGGTATTCATTAAATGAAACCCACAATACCTCTTTAATAAAGTATGATGGCGTACAATTTTATCAGCCAAATACCTGTTCTTTTGGCTCTTTTTTTGACTCCGGAAAAACAGCAGATGCATTAACAACCCATTCTAAAATTACAGAAAAATTCTTTTTAGTTTCAGAAAAAGACACTCCTACAATAGATGACAAGTATGTAGTTCTTGAGAAAAAAATAAACGGATGCCAGATGGTATTAAAGAACTTGGTAGCTGTAGAAATTACAGAAGATATTGTTTTACTAACACAAGAACACATAGATGAAGTATATGATTTAATTTGGTTAGTAATGCCTGGTTTTTATCAAAAGAAAGGTTTTGAAATGGGGAAATTCTTTGGTATTTTTAAAGAAAATAAACTAGTTGCTATTACAGGACAGCGAATGCAAACTGATGATTTTATTGAAATCAGTTCTGTAGTTACGCATCCAGATTACACTAGAAGAGGATATGCGAAACAACTAATCTGTCATACAACAAAAGAAATTTTAAAAGAAAAAAAACTTCCTATATTGCATACCAATAAAGGAAATACTGCAATTCCACTATATGAGAAGTTAGGTTTTAAATTAAGTAGAGATATGAATTGGTGGTTATTCCGCAGAAAATAATACACCTAATAATTTAACAACATGCCAAAAAAAGGGAAAGGAAAAGCTAAAAATTCCGTTAATAAAGCAAAACACACTAAATTAATGAATCAGAAAATTAATAAGGTGAAATTAGAAAAACAGTTAAATAAAGAACGTTTAAAAGCTATCATTAAAAAAGTGAATGATGCCAAAAAGGATGAAGAATAAAGTAAAATACTTTTTAGGAGCCATAATTTCTGTTCCCTTGCTACCTTTTTTATATTTCCAAGGAAAAAACATTAGAAAAAAGGTCCCAAAACTTCCAGAAGCAAAAGAACCTAAAGGTTTTATAAATGGTCATTTTAATAAAACTCTAAATATACTTTCTATTGGAGAAAGCACTATTGCAGGAGTTGGTGTAGACTATCATAAAAATGGTTTTACAGGTTCGTTATCAAATACACTTTCTATAAATTTAAAAAGGAATATAAATTGGCGCGTATATGCTAGAAGTGGTTATACAGTTGACCAAGTTTGCAAAAAAATTATTCCTAAAATTGAAGAAACATCTACAGATATTATTGTTATAGGAATGGGAGGTAATGATGCTTTTACTTTAAATTCTCCAAAAAAATGGGCTAATTCAATAGAAAACCTCATCAATTTATTACAAAATAGATTTCCAGGTACTCCTCTATTCTTTACAAACATGCCTCCTATTAAAGAATTTCCTGCTTTTACAAAACCAATAAAATTTGTAATTGGTAATTTGGTAGAAATTTTAGGAGAAAGACTTCAAGATGTAACACAAGATAGAAAAAACGTTTTTTACTATAACGAAGTCATCACACTAAAAAAATGGAGTATAAAGCACTCTTTATCAAATAATAATTCTAAAATTTATTTTAGCGATGGCGTCCATCCGTCAGAATTGACGTATAAAGTTTGGGGAGAGGAAATGGGGAATTTTATCACAAAAAAAATCCCAAGTTAAATACTTAGGATTATACATTAAACAATGCTATTTATTATTGGTCTATAGAACCTAAAACGCGTTTCATAAAAGTATTTAACGCTTCCTTTTTGGGTGTGCCTTCTTTTACCATTTTATCAACTTCGAGAGCACCATACATATTAGAAATTAACTCACCAATAACATCTAATTCTTCATCTTTTAAAGACGGAACTTCTGTTAAAGCTTCTAGAGTTTCAATAGTTTCTAGCACATAATCTTGATCGTTTTCTTCGATAAAATTAGTAAGATGTTTAATTACAGGTAATTTCATAATCTAATTAAATTACTTCGTTTACTAAATCTTTCAACACATCAAACTTGTTTGTTTGCGTTTGATTTTTTAAACTACCTCCTTCAAAAGTTGCAAAAGTTGGTAAGTTACTTACATCTGCTAATTTTCTACTTTCAGGAAATTTTTCTGCATCTGCAATCACAAAAGTTACGTTTTCATTTTCTGAAGCTAACTTTTTAAACTTAGGTTTCATAATTCTACAATTTCCACACCATGTAGCAGAATATTGTACAACTACTTTATTGTTTCCGTTTACAATTTCTTGTAAATTATCTTCTGTTAATTCTTGTACCATTTTAATTATGACTTTAAAATTAAGAACTACGGATTATAAAACCCGCAATTCTTAATTTATAATTAGTATTTAGTGAGAAGCTAAATAAGCTGCTGTTCCTTTTGCATCTGGAGACATAGCATCCTTTCCTTCTTCCCAGTTTGCAGGACAAACTTCACCTTTTTCTTGTACATGCGTTAAAGCATCTATTAAACGTAAATATTCACCAACATTTCTACCTAAAGGCATGTTGTTAATACTTTCGTGTTGTACAACACCCTCTTCATCTATAATATAAGTAGCTCTATAAGTTACATTATCTCCTTCTACTTGAATAGTTTGTGTAGCTTCATCAAAAGTTTCGTTAGTGATATCTAAAATACCTAAAATTGATGATAAATTTCTATTACTATCTGCTAAAAGTGGGTATGTAACACCTTCGATTCCTCCATTATCTTTTGCTTGACTTAACCATGCAAAATGAACTTCTGGAGTATCACAAGAAGCACCAATAACAATAGTGTTTCTTTTTTCAAATTCACCTAAAGCTGCTTGAAAAGCGTGTAATTCTGTAGGACATACAAATGTAAAGTCTTTTGGGTACCAGAATAACACTACTTTCTTGTTATTATTAACCGCTTCTTCTAATACATTCACTTTAAATGTATCGCCCATTTCATTCATTGCGTCTACGTTTAAATCTGGGAATTTTTTTCCAACTGCTGTTGCCATTCTATATAAGTTTTATAATTATTAATGTTCTATTTATTACTGATACAAAGATAAAAATAAAGCAAAAAAAAAGATAGTATTTTAATGGTTAGTTTCAATATTACTATAGCTTTTAACTATACACAAACAACAGCTAAATAAATTTTCACTATTAATAAAATTATGTTTATAAAATTCGTATTTTTAAGAACTAACCACCTTAAATAGTTTTTAACTATCCTAAAATAAAAACAATAGATAAAAATTATTTAAAAACATATTGTAGTTTTGTCAAAAATTAAAACATAAAATTTAAAACATATATATAATGGAAAACTTAAAACATAGTTCTGGAGACATTTCACAATGTCCATTTCACGGAGGAAATACAACAAATGAAACTAATAATGATTGGTGGCCAAATTCTTTAAATTTAGATATTTTACACCAGCATGACACAAAAGTAAATCCACTTGGTGAAGAATTTAATTATCATGAAGCTCTTAAAAGCTTAAATGTTCAGGCTTTAAAAGAAGATGTTACCAAACTAATGACAGATAGTCAAGATTGGTGGCCAGCAGATTGGGGACACTATGGAGGATTGATGATTCGTTTGTCATGGCACTCTGCAGGATCTTATAGAGTTAGTGATGGACGTGGTGGTGGTGGAACCGGAAACCAACGTTTTGCTCCTTTAAATTCTTGGCCAGACAATGCTAGTTTAGACAAGGCAAGACGTTTACTTTGGCCAATTAAGAAAAAATATGGAGACAAATTAAGTTGGGCAGATTTAATCATTTTAGCGGGTACTATCGCTTATGAATCTATGGGACTAAAAACCTATGGTTTTGCTTTTGGTAGAACAGATATTTGGCAACCAGAAAAAGATACCTATTGGGGTAATGAAAAAGAATGGTTAGCTCCAAGTGATGAGCGTTATAATGATGTAGAGGACGCTAGCACAATGGAAAACCCATTAGCAGCGGTACAAATGGGATTAATTTACGTAAATCCAGAAGGAGTTAACGGAAAATCTGACCCTGCAAAAACCGCTTTACATATTAGAGAAACTTTTGCTCGTATGGCAATGGACGATGAAGAAACTGCTGCATTAACTGCAGGTGGTCATACAGTTGGAAAAGCACACGGAAATGGTGACGCTAGTATTTTAGGCCCAGAACCAGAGGCTGCTCCTATTGAAAACCAAGGTTTTGGTTGGTCTAATCCTACTGGAACAGGTGTTGGTAGAGACACCGTAACAAGTGGTATAGAGGGTGCATGGACAACTGAACCTACAAAATGGGATAATGGATTTTTCGACCTTTTATTTGGATATGAATGGGAATTAACAAAAAGTCCTGCAGGAGCTACACAATGGGCACCAATCAATATTAAAGAAGAAGACAAGCCTGTAGATGTAGAAGATCCTTCTATTCGTTTGAATCCTATGATGACGGATGCAGATATGGCCATGAAAGTAGATCCTATCTATCGTGAAATCTGTGAGAAATTCAGCAAAGACCACCAATATTTTTCTGAAACTTTTGCACGTGCTTGGTTTAAATTAACACACAGAGATATGGGACCAAAAGTTAGGTATTACGGTCCGGATGTACCTTCTGAAGATTTAATTTGGCAAGATCCAATTCCTATAGGAAAGAAAGAATATGACGTAAACCTTGTTAAAGAAAAAATTTCTAATACCGATTTAACAATTGCAGAATTAGTATCTACCGCTTGGGATAGTGCAAGAACTTATAGAGGTTCTGATATGCGTGGAGGAGCAAATGGTGCTCGTATTCGTTTAGCTCCGCAAAAAGATTGGGCTGGTAATGAACCAGAAAGATTAGCGAAGGTTTTAAATGTTTTAACTCCAATTGCAACAGAATTTGGAATTAGTATTGCCGACACCATTGTTTTAGCGGGTAATGTTGGTGTAGAAAAAGCAATTAAAAATGCTGGTTTTAATACAACTGTTCCTTTTACTACTGGACGTGGAGATGCTACTGATGAAATGACTGATGCAGCTTCTTTTGAACCTTTAGAACCAGTTGCAGACGGATATAGAAACTGGTTAAAACAAGAATATATTGTTAGTCCGGAAGAAATGATGTTAGATAAAACACAGCTTTTAGGTTTAACAGCACCAGAAATGACCATTTTAATTGGAGGAATGAGAGTTTTAGGGACGAACTACGGAGGAACTAAACATGGAGTTTTTACAGATAATGAAGGTGCTTTAACCAATGATTTCTTTGTAAACTTAACAGACATGGGAAATACTTGGAAATCTGTTGGTGAAGGTTTGTATGAAATTAGAGACCGTAAAACAGATGCTTTTAAATGGTCTGCAACAAGTGTAGATTTAGTATTTGGTTCTAATTCTATTTTACGCTCTTATGCAGAAGTTTTTGCACAAGATGATAATAAAGAAAAATTTGTACACGCATTTGTAAAGGCTTGGGCAAAAGTGATGAATGCTGATAGATTTGATGTAAAATAATTAATTAAAAAAAAAGAGCCTGTTCAAAAAGCAAGTTTTTTTGTCAATCTGAATTTATTTCAGATTCTTATGAAGATTGAATTTCAGTAAGTTGAGATACTGAAACAAGTTCAGTATGACAAGATTTAATACTTTTTGAACAGCTTCTTTTAATAAACACAGTACTTATGAATATTTTAAATACTTTTTTTGATGCAATTCAATCTGTAAATATCAATGTTATAGAAACACTATTAAAAAGGTTTCCAAAACTAGCAAACGCACAAGATAAAAGAGGTTTTACACCTTTAGTTTTTGCTACTTATTTTGATAAAATAGAAATTGCAGAAACTTTAATAAAACACAATGCAAATGTAAATCATAAAGATGCTAAAGGAAACACCGCTTTATTAGGTGTCGCTTTTAAAGGCAATGTAGATATTGCAAAACTTCTTTTAAAGAATAACGCAAATATCAATGCGCAAAACAACCTTGGTTACACTCCTTTAATTTTTGCAACTATATATAATCAACCTAAGATGGTGGCATTTTTATTAGAACAAAACGCAGATTTATCCCTTAAAGATAAAGAAAACAAATCTGCCTTAGATACTGCAAAAGCTAAAGATTTTACAGAAATTATTAGCTTACTAGAAACTCAAGAAGCTACTTACTTGCAAACATTTTAATATCGTTTGCAGAGACTTCTTTTTCTCCTAAAATAATTAAACGTTCTACAACATTTCTTAATTCACGGATGTTTCCCGTCCAATCATATTCTTGTAACAATTTTATTGCATCAGATGAAAATGATTTTTTAGGCGTTCCTTGTTCTACAGATATTTTACCCGTAAAGAAATCTACCAATAACGGAATGTCTTCTCTTCGATCATTTAAAGACGGAACTTGAATTAAAATAACCGCTAACCTGTGATATAAATCTTCTCTAAATCGACCTTCCTCTATTTCTACTTTAAGATTTTTATTAGTTGCAGCAACAATTCTAACATTAACTTTGATATCTCTATCCGAACCAACACGCTGAATTTTATTTTCTTGTAAAGCACGCAAAACTTTTGCTTGTGCAGACAAGCTCATGTCTCCTATTTCATCTAAAAAAATAGTACCTCCGTTTGCAGCTTCAAATTTACCTGCTCTGTCTTTATTTGCACCAGTAAAAGAACCTTTTACGTGACCAAATAACTCGCTTTCTATTAATTCTGAAGGAATTGCAGCACAGTTTACCTCAATTAAAGAACCTTTAGATCTATCTGATTTTTCGTGTAACCAATGTGCAACCAACTCTTTTCCTGTTCCGTTTGGTCCGGTTACTAAAACTCTTGCATCGGTTGGTGCTACTTTTTCAATCATCTCTTTTATTTGAGAAATTGCAGCACTTTCACCAATCATTTCGTAGTTTTTACTTACTTTTTTCTTCAGTCTTTTATTTTCTACAGTCAAAACTTTTTTATCCAAAGCATTTCTAACTGTATTTAAAAGTCTGTTTAAATCTGGTGGTTTAGAAATATAATCGAAAGCACCTAAACGCATTGTATTTACCGCAGTGTCTAAATCTCCATGGCCAGAAATCATAACAATAGGAATTTCTGGTTTTATTTTCTTAGCTTTTTCTAACACCTCAACACCATCCATTTTCGGCATTTTAATATCACATAAAACCAAATCGTAATCGTTATTCATAATCATTTCTATCCCTAACAAACCGTCTTCTGCTTCTTCTACATGATAGGATTCATTTTCTTCAGAAATAATTTTTGTTAGAACCCTTCTAATTGCGGCTTCATCTTCTATAATTAAAATCTTTGACATTATATTTTAAATTTAATACCTGTTCTTAAATAAAACGCATTTACTTTATCTAAAGTATATACATGCTTTCTGTCTTTATCTCTTAAAACATTACTCAACCTAACAGTGTAACCACTATATGCAAACAAAACTAAGTGCTTTGTAAGTTGATAGTCATAGCCCAAACCTGCAACCAATACAGATAAAGAGATATTGTCTGCTTCTTTATTATCCATAATTATTGGCGTCTTTAAATGTGCAAAATAACCATCTAAACCAACAAAGGATTGTAAACTGTTTACTGGGTTTATTTTATATTTTAAATTCATTTTAGGCACACCAACTGTATAAGACCATTTCTCGTTTACTTGCCTAAAATAATTTACTAAAGGTAACGGAAAAGGAATACCTGCAGTTGTATTATATGTTAAACCCAAAGTTAAACGATATGGTTTTATTACACTTTTATCTTTTGTTCTATCTTTTATAAAAAAAAGACCTCCGTTCATAAAAAAATCTTCGCTCGTTATTTTTTTTGTTAAGGTTGCTGCTAATCTAGGTGTAAAACTATAAGCAACTCTCCAATGATCGCTCATTTTATGAGTGTATGCTAAATTTAAATCAATAACATTAATATTCTCTAATAGCGATGTATCAAAAGGATATTCATCTTTTAAGTTTAAAAATATCCTATTAAATTCTGAACCAATTATTAAATAACTATCTTCTTTTATTTTTATAGGATAATTAAAAAGCGCTCTAATTCTAGTATATTGATCATCAGATTTTTTTTTGGGAATAAAAGAATATTCTACTCTTGCTAAATCTGTTAACTGTGCATTTGTTGATAAACTAACAAATAATACTAAAACAATTATACATCTCTTCATTTTAATCCTTATTTAACAAGTCCTTGCGTATTAGAATAAACATGAATATCTCTTTGAGGAAATGGAATTGAAATATTGTGTTCTCTAAATAATCTATCTATTTCAAAACGAATATCACTTTGTGGATATTGTGCTTTAAAACTATCTGCAAGTGTAAATACTACTTTAAAGTTTAACGAACTATCTCCAAAATCTTCAAAAAGCACCGAAACTGGTGGACTAACTAAAACACTTGGGTGAGATTTTGCAGCTTTAATTAACAATTCTTTTACCAATTGCACGTCGCTACCATAAGCAACTCCAACTTTTACAGATTCTCTTGTGGTAGTGCCATTTTGTGTCCAATTATACAAACTGTTGGTTAAATATAAATGATTAGGGATTATTAATACTTTATTATTTAAGGTAACCGCTCTAGTGGTTCTTAATTTTATTTCTTCTACTCTACCAACTTTCCCTTCTAACTCAATAATATCACCAGCATGCACAGATTTATCAATCATTATAAAAACACCCGAAATAATATCTTGAAATAACGTTTGCAAAGCCAAACCAACACCAATTAAAAGTGCTGCAGATGCTGCAAAAAGGGCCGTTAAGTTTACCCCCATTTTACTTATAGTTACTAAAAAAATAACTACATAGATAATCCAAGTTAAATAAGAAAAAATACTTCTAACCTTTAATTCATTCTCTGGCAGTAATTTTCTATTAACTATTTTTTTGAACAATCTTATCACTACAGAAGCAGTTGTTAAAGTAATTGTCAAAATAAGAACATCAAGAATACTGATACTAAAAGTATCTGTTATTACATAGTTTGAATTTATAAAATCTAATATTTTTCTCATTAAAACTAGTATTATCCTTTATATTTTAGCCATTTATACAAATCTTTATAGGTAGCTTTTTTACCATACATTAAAATACCTACTCTATAAATTTTAGCTGCTAACCAAACCATAAATACAAATGTGACTAACAATAATGCCATAGAAATTACCAATTCATACCAAGAAACACCAAAAGGAACTCTCATTAACATTACAATAGGACTTGTAAACGGAATATGAGAAAACAATACGGCAATAGATCCGTGAGGATCATTTATAACGGTTGCAAAACCAACATAAACTCCTAAAATAAGAGGTAACATTATTGGCATCATAAATTGTTGTGTATCTGTTTCATTGTCTACAGCAGCACCAACAGCTGCAAATAAAGAACTATACAACATAAAACCACCTAGAAAGTAAAAAATAAATAACACAAACATTTTTAAAATTGGTAGTTTCAGAATTTCTTGTACAATCATCTGACCTTTATCTCCTGCTGTTGCTTGTTGTACAGCATCCATTTGTTCCGCAGGTATTCTTGCAGATTGTACTTCTACCATATCTACTCCAAAAACAGACTGAGCAACAAACAAAATAACAGATAGTATAATACCCCAAATTAAAAACTGCAGTAAACCGGCAGAGGCATTTCCTAAAATTTTACCCAACATTAGTTGGAATGGTTTTACAGACGAAACAATAATTTCTATAATTCTACTTGTCTTTTCCTCAATAACACTTCTCATTACAGAAGTACCATAAATCATTACAAACATCATTAATAAGTAACCAGCAATAGCCCCGACACCTATTTTTAACCCGTTTATTAATTTGGATGATTCTTCACCTGAAAAATTATACATTTTAATATCTGTATTAATTTTAGAAGCTTCTATTTTCTCTATATCAATACCAAAATTATTCAGTTTTAGATGCCTAATTTTAGTTTCTATTTTATTTTCCATAGAACTCATAACAGACATTCCCGGGGAGTCTGTAGAATAAAACTCTATCGATTTTGCCAACAATTCTAAACTATCTTGTTTCGGGATAATTAGTGCTCCGTAATAATCTCCCTCTTCAACCTTATTCTTTGTTTCTTCAATTCCTAAAGCAGTATAATCTGTATAATGAATGGTTTTAGAATCTTTAAAATCTTCTTTAGAAAACAACCCAGAATTATCTACATAAACGATTTCTTTAACTTTCTCATCATTTTTTTGCATCAGAAAATACACCAAAGCCCCCATACCAATCATTAATAACGGACTTAAAAAAGTCATCATTATAAAAGATTTGTTACGAACCTTTGCAATAAACTCTCTCTGTATAATTAGTTTTAACTTGCTCATTTTATTAATTGTTCTTATTTATTGCCTGAATAAAAATATCATTTGCACTTGGTATCAACTCTACAAAATGCTGCACTTCTCCCTTACTTGTTAAAAATGATAACAAATCGTTTGCAGTATTTCCTTCTGTTAATTTTATATTCATTGTTAAACTGTCATTCAATAATTTAAAGTTTGATGGAAAAACCTCAAAATTCTCTTTTAATTTCGCTTCCACTTCCTTAGGATGATCAGTATGCAAGCCTACTTGAAACGTATGCGTTCTAAACTGACGCTTAATATCGTCTAACTTACCGTCTAAAATTTTGTTCGATTTATCAATCAGAGCAATTTCATCGCACATTTCTTCTACAGATTCCATTCTGTGGGTAGAAAAAATAATGGTTGCACCTTCATCACGAAGCTGTAAAATTTCTTTCGCTATTAATTGTGCATTAATAGGA from Polaribacter sejongensis carries:
- a CDS encoding ABC transporter permease, which gives rise to MSKLKLIIQREFIAKVRNKSFIMMTFLSPLLMIGMGALVYFLMQKNDEKVKEIVYVDNSGLFSKEDFKDSKTIHYTDYTALGIEETKNKVEEGDYYGALIIPKQDSLELLAKSIEFYSTDSPGMSVMSSMENKIETKIRHLKLNNFGIDIEKIEASKINTDIKMYNFSGEESSKLINGLKIGVGAIAGYLLMMFVMIYGTSVMRSVIEEKTSRIIEIIVSSVKPFQLMLGKILGNASAGLLQFLIWGIILSVILFVAQSVFGVDMVEVQSARIPAEQMDAVQQATAGDKGQMIVQEILKLPILKMFVLFIFYFLGGFMLYSSLFAAVGAAVDNETDTQQFMMPIMLPLILGVYVGFATVINDPHGSIAVLFSHIPFTSPIVMLMRVPFGVSWYELVISMALLLVTFVFMVWLAAKIYRVGILMYGKKATYKDLYKWLKYKG